One Thermoplasmatales archaeon genomic region harbors:
- a CDS encoding 30S ribosomal protein S13 yields MTEEKEFKYIVRIAATDIDGNKPVMYGLTRIKGINYMLANAILTQTGIDKNKRIGYLSDKEIEEISNAIEKINEWLPEWMKNRRKDLYSGRNLHLIGSEIDLMKREDINLLRKIRAYRGIRHERGLPVRGQRTRSHKRTGLTVGVIRSKEMAKKKEEGKEEKKEKK; encoded by the coding sequence ATGACTGAAGAAAAGGAATTTAAATATATAGTCAGGATAGCAGCAACAGATATAGATGGTAATAAACCAGTAATGTATGGACTCACAAGAATAAAGGGAATAAATTATATGCTGGCAAATGCAATCCTTACACAAACTGGAATAGATAAAAATAAAAGGATAGGTTATCTTTCAGATAAAGAAATAGAGGAAATAAGCAATGCAATAGAAAAAATAAATGAATGGCTGCCAGAATGGATGAAAAACAGGAGAAAGGATTTATATTCTGGCAGGAATTTGCATTTAATTGGCTCAGAAATAGATTTAATGAAGAGAGAAGATATAAATCTACTGAGAAAAATAAGAGCATATCGTGGAATCAGGCATGAAAGAGGGCTTCCTGTAAGAGGGCAAAGAACAAGAAGCCATAAAAGAACAGGCTTGACAGTTGGAGTTATAAGAAGTAAAGAAATGGCAAAGAAGAAGGAAGAAGGAAAGGAGGAAAAGAAGGAGAAGAAGTGA